The Armatimonadota bacterium genome contains a region encoding:
- a CDS encoding GNAT family N-acetyltransferase — translation MIGRVEHLDFSVLHEFYLRTVPERYHVRQSLLESHFQRTPLLNLDASRWATFTHQLVGAALIKFSASRLYPGPEPLQAHLGLLVFKDYAAAQELWDAVEPVLRASGIQKVIFGQENLHLFPGAPKDWPELGHALEKLGFAPAEAEQFDLERDLADYVLPESCALSEGIVVRPCAADDLTELTRFFDEEFPGRWKYDSLQKWQIEGPQTIMGLFENGRCEGFALIQSDGCQLPIGGAVWNQDLGANWGSLGPIGVSKGVRGRGLGDALLAHSLVELKTRGARKTIIDWTTLGDFYGRHGFEISRRYTTYTKDLT, via the coding sequence GTGATCGGCCGCGTTGAGCATCTAGACTTTTCGGTTCTGCACGAGTTCTATCTCCGCACTGTGCCGGAACGGTACCACGTGCGCCAATCCTTGTTAGAGTCGCATTTTCAGCGAACTCCCCTCTTGAATCTGGACGCGAGCCGATGGGCGACCTTTACTCACCAGCTCGTCGGGGCGGCGCTCATCAAGTTTTCGGCATCCCGCTTATACCCCGGGCCTGAACCGCTGCAAGCGCATTTGGGACTCCTCGTGTTCAAGGATTACGCGGCTGCTCAGGAACTTTGGGATGCCGTTGAGCCAGTACTTCGCGCTTCTGGAATACAGAAAGTCATTTTTGGTCAAGAGAACTTGCACCTCTTTCCCGGCGCACCCAAAGATTGGCCAGAACTCGGTCATGCGCTTGAAAAACTGGGATTTGCGCCGGCAGAAGCCGAGCAGTTTGATCTTGAACGTGATCTCGCGGACTATGTTCTGCCCGAGTCGTGTGCGCTAAGCGAGGGAATCGTTGTCCGGCCATGCGCCGCTGACGATCTGACCGAGCTCACCCGGTTTTTTGATGAAGAGTTCCCAGGCCGGTGGAAGTACGACTCTTTGCAAAAGTGGCAGATCGAAGGTCCGCAAACCATCATGGGGCTGTTCGAAAACGGTCGATGTGAAGGTTTCGCCTTGATCCAAAGCGACGGGTGCCAGCTCCCGATTGGCGGTGCCGTTTGGAATCAGGATCTCGGAGCGAATTGGGGCTCGCTCGGCCCGATTGGAGTGAGCAAGGGAGTTCGGGGGCGAGGACTTGGCGACGCGCTCCTTGCGCATAGTTTGGTTGAACTCAAAACCCGTGGCGCCCGTAAGACTATTATCGACTGGACCACGCTCGGCGATTTTTACGGACGGCATGGCTTCGAGATTTCGAGAAGATACACCACTTATACCAAGGACCTTACATGA
- a CDS encoding DUF1844 domain-containing protein — translation MSDQPSSNDPIDVRTVLAVSMDQFAALAWQRMGMQSDTFTGKIHKDIAQAKLAIEACSRLSELIEAELDESDRRQVQNLIRDLKVNFVEQSK, via the coding sequence ATGTCCGATCAGCCTTCTTCAAACGATCCGATTGATGTGCGGACCGTGCTCGCGGTTTCCATGGATCAGTTCGCCGCGCTTGCTTGGCAGAGAATGGGCATGCAATCCGATACGTTCACCGGTAAGATTCACAAAGACATCGCGCAAGCAAAGCTCGCCATTGAGGCGTGTTCGCGATTATCCGAATTGATCGAGGCGGAACTGGACGAATCCGATCGAAGACAGGTACAGAATCTGATTCGAGATTTGAAAGTGAATTTTGTGGAGCAGAGCAAATGA
- a CDS encoding PEP-CTERM sorting domain-containing protein codes for MKNLVALALLACGVVAANAQVLTLTDGDTFNADSSVNVNNDSTAAEYSASYANGSGSGFGGTLGGATIRMEATANNMYFGFNPNGGIFNNIVVLIDSKAGGFTDATMNDTSDGGRAAITRPIANGLLTGPSGFAADYAIVFGSFGSVSFELTGGSLNFLTFKDTAGSVANNRELSISRSTMGLTSANFGFNWVAYMTSDTGYMSDEVMPGPAIAGGNPGFDNSVTISNFNRFEAVPEPASMTALALGVAALARRRRKA; via the coding sequence ATGAAAAATCTAGTTGCTTTGGCGTTGTTGGCCTGCGGCGTAGTCGCAGCAAACGCGCAAGTATTGACATTGACGGACGGAGATACGTTCAATGCTGATTCTTCAGTCAACGTGAACAACGATTCGACCGCTGCTGAGTATTCGGCATCGTACGCGAACGGTTCGGGTTCTGGATTCGGCGGAACGTTGGGTGGCGCAACCATTCGAATGGAAGCTACCGCGAACAACATGTACTTCGGATTCAATCCAAACGGCGGAATCTTCAACAACATCGTTGTTTTGATCGACTCTAAGGCTGGCGGATTCACCGACGCGACCATGAACGACACTTCCGACGGTGGCCGAGCTGCAATTACTCGACCAATCGCAAACGGATTGTTGACCGGTCCTTCGGGCTTTGCTGCCGACTATGCGATCGTTTTCGGTTCGTTCGGTTCGGTCTCGTTCGAACTCACCGGCGGCTCGTTGAACTTCTTGACCTTCAAGGATACAGCTGGTTCAGTTGCCAACAACCGAGAGCTTTCGATCTCGCGAAGCACAATGGGCTTGACCTCAGCCAACTTCGGATTTAACTGGGTTGCATACATGACTTCCGATACGGGCTACATGTCTGACGAAGTGATGCCTGGTCCTGCGATCGCTGGTGGAAATCCAGGATTCGACAACAGCGTTACGATCTCGAACTTCAACCGATTCGAGGCAGTTCCAGAACCAGCATCGATGACTGCTCTGGCACTCGGCGTTGCTGCTTTGGCTCGACGCCGACGCAAGGCATAA
- a CDS encoding glycoside hydrolase family 15 protein gives MIQFDDRYSIRDLFYPIVGHQNHLGGHPIRMGVWVENQFSWLDSDGWHRQIRYEDSTLVGDCVFEHSGLGIRLHCTDALDPVHPCYVRKIRVENLRSHSREVRVFFTHDLRIAETDIGDTAAYIPAVDGIVHYKGKHAFLFTAFTASHGLHQYTTGLKAFKDSVGTWLDAEDGELHPNPISQGSVDSTISVRVALEANADEMLTYCMVCAPSIEESVSRFIEWGGRDIGKRIGYARSYWKSCLKSNRVTLPDSRTQEFYERSLLTIRTQIDNGGAILAANDSDIMETNRATYSFVWPRDGALVATILDDAGHTELSQRYHQFCEGLLTPDEPFFRHKFSPDGSLGASWHPFEHSTEFSSPIQEDESALTVWSIAQHFESVGDIERIARWYPKMIKRICDKMVEFRDAKTGEPKPSWDLWEERFGIHTNTLATICAGLAGGAKLARVLGDEPSAERWNSASLEFAELLKSRFWNEDLAAFYRMRHPDGTPDSTLDSSTLAVGLLGALPVDSVQVKQNAQTLRSALWVNSPVGGMARYQGDYYFRRTDDFAGNPWVICTHWLAQTDLMLAESSDSRTAIFEQVMQWTRARATESGILAEQYHPYTGEPLSVSPLTWSHAEVCRTCQLFASLEGSKAVN, from the coding sequence CGGCAGATCAGATACGAAGATTCGACGTTGGTCGGAGATTGTGTCTTCGAGCATTCCGGACTCGGAATTCGCCTCCATTGCACGGACGCTCTTGATCCGGTTCACCCTTGCTATGTGCGCAAAATCCGGGTTGAGAATCTACGGTCTCACTCCCGAGAGGTGCGGGTCTTCTTCACGCACGATTTGCGAATCGCGGAGACGGATATCGGCGACACCGCCGCCTATATTCCGGCGGTCGATGGCATCGTCCATTACAAGGGGAAGCACGCCTTTCTGTTCACTGCTTTTACCGCGAGCCATGGTTTGCACCAGTACACCACCGGGCTGAAAGCGTTTAAGGACTCGGTCGGAACTTGGCTTGATGCTGAAGACGGCGAACTACATCCAAACCCGATTTCGCAAGGTTCTGTCGATTCTACAATTTCGGTCAGGGTTGCTTTGGAAGCGAATGCGGATGAGATGCTCACCTATTGCATGGTCTGCGCGCCGAGCATCGAAGAGTCTGTCTCACGGTTCATCGAATGGGGCGGGCGGGATATTGGCAAACGGATTGGCTACGCACGGAGCTACTGGAAGTCTTGTCTGAAGTCGAATCGGGTCACTTTGCCAGATTCGAGAACACAAGAGTTCTATGAACGCTCGCTGCTGACGATTCGAACTCAGATTGATAATGGCGGAGCGATTTTGGCCGCCAACGACAGCGACATCATGGAGACCAACCGCGCGACATACAGCTTCGTTTGGCCACGAGATGGTGCGCTTGTGGCCACGATTCTCGACGATGCGGGGCACACAGAACTCAGCCAGCGCTACCACCAATTCTGCGAAGGGCTTCTCACTCCTGACGAACCTTTTTTCCGTCACAAATTTTCGCCAGACGGTTCGCTTGGCGCGAGCTGGCACCCGTTCGAACACTCCACCGAGTTCTCGTCGCCGATTCAAGAAGATGAAAGCGCGCTGACGGTTTGGTCCATCGCCCAGCATTTTGAATCCGTTGGCGACATCGAGCGAATTGCTCGGTGGTATCCCAAGATGATCAAGCGCATCTGCGACAAAATGGTCGAATTCAGAGATGCCAAAACCGGTGAGCCAAAGCCGAGTTGGGACCTGTGGGAAGAGCGCTTTGGAATCCACACCAACACCCTCGCAACGATATGCGCAGGCCTCGCGGGCGGGGCAAAATTGGCCCGCGTCCTCGGCGATGAACCTTCTGCTGAGCGCTGGAATTCGGCAAGCTTGGAGTTCGCAGAACTACTCAAATCGCGGTTTTGGAACGAAGATCTCGCTGCGTTCTACCGAATGCGGCACCCCGACGGCACACCTGATTCCACGCTGGATTCTTCGACGCTGGCAGTAGGACTACTCGGGGCTTTGCCGGTTGATTCTGTTCAGGTCAAGCAGAACGCACAGACCCTTCGATCGGCTCTCTGGGTGAATTCTCCAGTGGGCGGGATGGCAAGGTATCAGGGGGATTATTACTTCCGCAGAACGGACGATTTCGCCGGAAATCCGTGGGTGATCTGTACTCATTGGCTTGCCCAGACCGATCTCATGCTTGCCGAATCCAGTGATTCTCGTACCGCGATTTTCGAGCAAGTCATGCAGTGGACGCGAGCACGAGCAACGGAGTCTGGAATCCTTGCGGAGCAATATCATCCTTACACCGGCGAACCGCTAAGTGTGAGCCCTCTGACCTGGTCGCACGCAGAAGTTTGTAGAACTTGCCAGTTGTTCGCGAGCTTGGAAGGGAGTAAGGCAGTAAACTAG
- the mfd gene encoding transcription-repair coupling factor, whose amino-acid sequence MRISQWVDQVAALPRIQKVLTTPGNTQVWRDLASDARPILTAALYRQNPRKLLIVTSSHEKALAWEAKLVLCGISEDKIRQMPSGISALFEDAAPESVAVSDRIGALRDLIDPEPSIIITTPAAALERTLPKEILESAFLQIRAGMTLDPNELLRTILRFGYEAAEPVRLPGQYSQRGGIVDVYPMGHEKPVRIEFFDDLIESLRIFDAGSQRSIQKIDSLEFAPSREVLYPSESDLPALIEILERTLEQEAAALPEGPAGHLTEIVKADLRALTNRVFFDRLEVYRPFLNADSECAVDLLPEDGLLILDDPFELEPIVARAEEDLQEALSQRASRGELLKTSAFDFMKPVEQFAEVPLVAMCSLDSLPSWLRADVDQQVEALSTVPYRGQAAYLVQSIQNWIEAGFSVAVASDQPTRAKAMLSQVELYPTESEEAKVAPGLLLVTGNVAGGFLLPQEKLVLLSDQELFGVGRLKLPQRKFNEGVPITTVLDLKDGDFVVHINFGIGIYRGLVRRTVAGVEKEYLFIEYLAPDKLYVPADQLDRVQKYQNPGDHNPKLNRLTGGEWQKTVTKAREEAREFARDLTKLYAQRKTVQRSPFGPDSPWQAEMEATFPYVETNSQMEAIRAVKRDLNTDFPMDRLVCGDVGFGKTEVAIRGAFKVAQAGRQVAVLCPTTILSEQHFRNFQERLAPFPLKLELLNRFRTGSERKEILRRLHEGDIDIILGTHALLSEEMKFKDLGLVIIDEEQKFGVKQKEQLKQLRVNVDVLTLSATPIPRTLSMALMDIREMSLITDPPPGRLPIRTFVRPYSREVVREAILRELARGGQVYYVFNRVQGIYHVAEQIQKLVPNAKIAVGHGQMSEKELEPVMIGFIKGEFDILISTTIVESGLDIPNANTLVVENADFMGLAQLYQLRGRVGRSDRQAYAYLLHQGNKSLTENAVGRLQALQEFSSLGSGYSLAYRDLQIRGAGDMLGAKQHGAMANVGYELFTQLISEEIKFLKAHADGEPVARYDDPLEGLEPLPSLDLPTKAYIPESYIEDQAQRLYIYKSMMSSRSREELAAVEANIADRYGKLPDEVKRALWIMRLRLVARELKIEKMDGQGGRIAIQFKPSVEYNPRVWVLLQKKYRDCYYSRGVLTWPFTGGPLAAAERAIESYKEAVHEVEEQLASLGL is encoded by the coding sequence ATGCGCATCAGCCAGTGGGTTGATCAGGTCGCGGCGTTGCCGCGCATCCAGAAGGTTCTGACCACCCCCGGGAACACCCAGGTGTGGCGCGATCTAGCGTCTGACGCACGCCCAATCCTCACTGCGGCACTCTATCGCCAGAACCCGCGCAAGCTCCTCATCGTCACCAGTTCGCACGAAAAAGCTCTCGCTTGGGAAGCAAAATTGGTGCTATGCGGAATCTCCGAAGACAAGATTCGGCAGATGCCCAGCGGCATTTCTGCGCTGTTCGAGGATGCTGCTCCAGAATCCGTCGCGGTGAGCGATCGAATTGGTGCACTTCGAGATCTGATTGATCCTGAGCCGTCGATCATCATCACCACTCCGGCCGCTGCGCTCGAGCGAACATTGCCAAAGGAAATTTTGGAATCTGCGTTTTTACAGATTCGCGCCGGGATGACTTTGGACCCGAACGAGCTTTTGAGGACGATTCTGAGATTCGGTTACGAAGCCGCGGAGCCCGTGCGGTTGCCTGGACAATACAGCCAGCGCGGCGGGATTGTGGATGTGTATCCGATGGGGCACGAGAAGCCTGTCCGCATCGAGTTCTTTGACGATCTGATCGAGTCGTTGCGGATTTTTGATGCCGGTTCTCAGCGTTCGATCCAAAAAATCGATTCGCTGGAGTTTGCGCCCAGCCGCGAAGTGCTGTACCCAAGCGAATCCGACCTGCCGGCGCTTATCGAAATCCTAGAAAGGACGCTTGAGCAAGAAGCCGCGGCACTGCCAGAAGGGCCAGCCGGACACCTAACAGAGATTGTCAAAGCTGACCTGAGAGCGTTGACGAACCGGGTTTTCTTTGATCGCCTGGAAGTCTATCGGCCGTTCTTGAATGCAGATTCAGAGTGCGCAGTGGACCTTCTGCCCGAGGATGGATTGCTCATTCTCGACGATCCATTCGAACTGGAGCCGATCGTGGCGCGGGCCGAAGAGGACCTGCAAGAAGCTCTTAGCCAACGCGCGAGCCGAGGCGAACTGCTCAAGACCAGTGCGTTCGACTTCATGAAACCGGTCGAACAGTTTGCCGAGGTCCCGCTCGTCGCGATGTGCTCGCTCGACTCGCTCCCCAGTTGGCTCCGAGCAGACGTCGATCAGCAAGTCGAAGCGCTCAGCACCGTTCCATATCGGGGGCAAGCGGCGTACCTGGTCCAGAGCATCCAAAACTGGATTGAAGCAGGATTTTCCGTTGCCGTAGCTAGCGACCAGCCGACCCGAGCCAAGGCGATGCTTTCGCAAGTCGAGCTCTATCCGACTGAATCCGAAGAAGCGAAAGTCGCGCCAGGATTGCTTCTTGTGACCGGCAATGTGGCTGGCGGATTCCTCCTTCCGCAGGAGAAGCTCGTCTTGCTCTCGGACCAAGAGCTGTTCGGAGTTGGGCGGCTCAAACTGCCTCAGCGAAAGTTCAACGAAGGTGTGCCGATCACTACGGTACTCGACCTGAAAGATGGCGACTTCGTTGTACACATCAATTTTGGAATCGGCATTTATCGTGGACTCGTGCGCCGGACAGTGGCGGGGGTCGAAAAGGAATATCTGTTCATTGAGTATCTTGCCCCGGACAAGCTGTATGTGCCTGCTGATCAGCTCGACCGGGTTCAAAAGTACCAAAATCCGGGCGATCACAACCCGAAACTGAACCGATTGACTGGCGGTGAATGGCAAAAAACAGTGACGAAAGCGAGGGAGGAAGCGCGCGAATTTGCTCGCGATCTCACCAAGCTTTATGCACAAAGGAAGACGGTACAACGCAGCCCTTTTGGACCGGACAGTCCGTGGCAGGCCGAGATGGAGGCGACGTTCCCCTACGTGGAAACGAACAGCCAGATGGAAGCGATTCGGGCAGTAAAACGTGACCTGAACACGGATTTCCCGATGGATCGCCTGGTGTGCGGCGATGTCGGATTTGGCAAGACTGAGGTTGCAATCCGCGGCGCCTTCAAGGTCGCTCAGGCTGGGCGTCAAGTTGCTGTTCTCTGTCCGACGACGATCCTAAGCGAGCAGCATTTTAGGAATTTCCAAGAACGCCTGGCACCATTTCCGCTCAAGCTAGAACTGCTCAATCGATTCCGAACCGGTAGCGAGCGAAAAGAGATATTGCGCCGGCTGCATGAAGGCGACATTGACATCATTCTCGGAACTCACGCTTTGCTGAGCGAGGAGATGAAATTCAAGGATCTGGGGCTCGTCATCATCGACGAAGAACAGAAATTTGGTGTGAAGCAGAAGGAGCAGCTCAAGCAGCTTCGCGTCAATGTCGATGTGCTAACTTTGAGCGCTACCCCGATCCCGAGAACCTTGAGCATGGCCCTCATGGACATCCGCGAGATGTCGTTGATCACCGATCCTCCTCCGGGAAGGCTGCCGATCCGAACGTTTGTTCGGCCTTACAGCAGGGAAGTCGTGCGCGAAGCGATCTTGCGGGAGTTGGCCAGAGGCGGGCAAGTCTATTACGTTTTCAATCGGGTTCAGGGAATCTATCACGTTGCCGAGCAGATTCAAAAACTGGTGCCGAACGCGAAGATTGCGGTTGGGCATGGCCAGATGAGCGAGAAAGAGTTGGAGCCGGTAATGATCGGATTCATCAAGGGCGAATTCGATATCTTGATTTCAACGACGATCGTCGAATCTGGCCTGGACATTCCAAACGCGAACACTTTGGTCGTTGAGAACGCCGATTTCATGGGGCTCGCACAGCTTTACCAATTGCGCGGGCGAGTGGGACGAAGCGACCGCCAAGCCTATGCATACCTGCTGCACCAAGGCAACAAGTCATTGACGGAGAATGCGGTTGGCCGGCTGCAAGCGCTGCAAGAATTCTCCAGCCTAGGAAGCGGCTACAGTTTGGCGTATCGCGACTTGCAGATTCGGGGTGCTGGCGACATGCTCGGCGCAAAACAACATGGCGCGATGGCGAACGTCGGATATGAGCTTTTCACTCAGTTGATTTCGGAGGAAATTAAGTTCCTCAAAGCGCATGCCGATGGCGAACCTGTCGCCAGATACGATGATCCGCTGGAGGGGTTGGAGCCTCTGCCTAGCCTGGACTTGCCAACCAAGGCCTATATTCCTGAATCGTACATCGAAGACCAGGCGCAGCGGCTGTATATCTACAAGTCGATGATGTCTAGCCGGTCCCGGGAAGAGCTTGCCGCCGTCGAGGCAAACATCGCCGATCGGTATGGAAAGCTGCCCGACGAGGTGAAACGAGCGCTCTGGATCATGCGGCTACGCCTAGTAGCAAGGGAACTCAAGATCGAGAAAATGGATGGGCAGGGCGGACGCATCGCCATCCAGTTCAAGCCGTCTGTTGAGTACAACCCTCGGGTTTGGGTGTTGCTACAGAAGAAATACAGGGACTGCTATTACAGCCGCGGAGTCCTAACGTGGCCGTTTACCGGTGGCCCGCTGGCAGCGGCAGAGCGGGCGATTGAATCGTACAAAGAAGCTGTTCATGAGGTTGAAGAACAACTCGCCAGTTTAGGGTTGTAA
- a CDS encoding 2TM domain-containing protein: MSFEQLNLKSEDEVEAILSLAIRKSSDEIDLKSRLMETARELGISEEAVMQAAKEYSSKRAVTNDLAEYQEYRKRGFIQHLVPYVVVNAFLIFMARGDTWWIYPLLGWGIGLAIHFGNTFFTKPSVTDDEFLTWRMKRRALEND; encoded by the coding sequence ATGAGTTTTGAGCAACTAAATTTGAAGTCGGAAGATGAAGTCGAGGCGATTTTGTCGTTGGCAATTCGCAAGAGCAGCGACGAGATCGACTTGAAATCTCGGCTCATGGAGACGGCCAGAGAACTTGGAATTTCGGAAGAGGCAGTCATGCAAGCCGCCAAGGAGTACTCCTCAAAGAGGGCGGTCACCAACGATCTGGCCGAATATCAGGAGTACCGAAAGCGGGGTTTCATCCAGCATTTGGTGCCATACGTCGTGGTAAACGCATTTCTGATCTTCATGGCGCGCGGCGATACTTGGTGGATTTATCCGTTGCTTGGATGGGGGATCGGGTTGGCGATCCATTTCGGAAACACCTTCTTCACAAAGCCGTCGGTGACGGATGACGAATTCCTCACTTGGCGAATGAAACGCCGAGCCTTAGAAAACGATTGA